The following coding sequences lie in one Miscanthus floridulus cultivar M001 chromosome 9, ASM1932011v1, whole genome shotgun sequence genomic window:
- the LOC136483169 gene encoding protein STIG1-like, whose product MAKLTVTVIVLLTFLATAAAGTVSDAGATTTIPAGRQQAARRSRFLLANSAVYNSPPLTPSYGACSKKSAAVCFAPGSPGTTCCGGQCVDTAASADHCGRCNKLCKHDRSTCCGGRCVDLLSDEDNCGTCGNRCNKKCSNGFCDYAL is encoded by the coding sequence ATGGCGAAACTCACCGTCACGGTCATCGTCCTGCTCACATTCCTCGCCACCGCAGCAGCTGGCACGGTCTCCGATGCTGGCGCAACCACGACCATCCCGGCAGGTCGCCAACAAGCTGCCAGGAGGAGCCGGTTCCTGCTTGCCAATAGCGCGGTCTACAACTCGCCGCCGCTGACACCATCGTACGGCGCTTGCTCCAAGAAGTCGGCCGCCGTGTGCTTCGCTCCGGGAAGCCCGGGCACGACGTGCTGCGGCGGGCAGTGCGTGGACACGGCAGCCAGCGCCGACCACTGCGGCCGCTGCAACAAGCTCTGCAAGCACGATCGTAGCACGTGCTGCGGCGGCCGCTGCGTCGATCTGCTGTCGGACGAGGACAACTGTGGCACATGCGGGAACCGCTGCAACAAGAAGTGCAGCAACGGCTTCTGTGACTACGCCCTGTAA